Proteins encoded in a region of the Pirellulaceae bacterium genome:
- a CDS encoding arylsulfatase, with amino-acid sequence MVFPILRLLVLLAAFVIVDLQQVRADERPNIIIMMADDMGFSDIGCYGGEIETPHLNQLATNGLRFTQFYNTGRCCPTRASLLSGLYPHQAGIGHMMEDRGLIGYQGDLNRNCRTIAQVMQPAGYATYMSGKWHVTKKIGPQLDPGDQKNWPRQRGFDRFFGTIHGAGSFFDPNSLTRNNRLIVPANDDFYYTDAISDHAVQFIAEHDSRSPFFMYVAYTSPHWPMHAKPADIAKYKGRYSQGWDKMRRARHQRMIEMGLVNPDWKMTPRDARAKAWKDAEMKAWSQSRMEVYAAMIDSMDQGIGRIIQQLKASDYLDNTLILFLADNGGCAEEYGSNRAAKPEDLTPRKADSGPMRAGELQTAMIPRKTRDGFVVRTGRGVKPGNADTYIAYGKEWANASNTPFRLYKHWVHEGGISSPLIVHWPKTIASENRNSFVHDPAHLIDLMATCVDVGQASYPTQVDGETITPMQGISLHPTMKGERLERKQPIFWEHEGNRAIREGQWKLVAKGSRGKWELYDLQADRTELHDLSEQHPERAKAMAERWESWAVDAKAKPWPWNPKKTKS; translated from the coding sequence ATGGTGTTTCCTATTTTGCGGCTGCTGGTCCTACTGGCGGCTTTTGTCATAGTAGATCTCCAACAAGTTCGAGCCGATGAACGTCCCAATATCATCATCATGATGGCAGATGACATGGGATTCTCCGACATTGGTTGCTACGGGGGAGAAATCGAGACGCCGCACCTGAATCAACTGGCGACAAACGGTCTTCGATTCACCCAGTTTTACAACACGGGTCGTTGTTGCCCGACACGCGCATCGCTGCTGTCAGGCTTATATCCACATCAGGCTGGCATCGGCCACATGATGGAAGACCGCGGACTGATTGGCTATCAGGGTGACCTGAACCGAAACTGTCGAACCATCGCCCAAGTGATGCAACCGGCTGGCTACGCGACTTACATGTCGGGCAAATGGCATGTAACAAAAAAGATTGGCCCACAGCTTGATCCGGGAGATCAGAAGAACTGGCCGCGTCAGCGCGGTTTCGACCGTTTTTTTGGCACCATTCATGGTGCAGGAAGTTTCTTCGACCCGAATTCGCTTACGCGCAATAACCGTCTGATTGTCCCGGCCAACGATGACTTTTATTACACCGACGCGATCAGTGATCACGCAGTCCAGTTCATCGCAGAGCATGACAGTCGATCACCTTTTTTCATGTATGTGGCTTATACCTCTCCCCACTGGCCGATGCACGCAAAACCGGCAGACATCGCCAAATACAAGGGGCGCTATTCCCAAGGCTGGGATAAAATGAGAAGGGCCAGACATCAGCGAATGATCGAGATGGGATTGGTCAATCCAGACTGGAAAATGACTCCACGCGACGCCCGAGCAAAAGCTTGGAAAGATGCAGAGATGAAAGCTTGGTCGCAAAGCCGCATGGAAGTTTACGCGGCGATGATCGACAGCATGGATCAAGGAATTGGCCGTATCATTCAACAGCTAAAGGCTTCCGATTATTTAGACAATACTCTAATTCTCTTTTTGGCTGACAACGGAGGTTGTGCCGAGGAATATGGGAGTAACCGGGCAGCCAAGCCCGAAGATCTTACCCCCCGCAAAGCTGACAGTGGCCCGATGCGTGCTGGTGAATTGCAAACGGCCATGATTCCCCGCAAGACCCGGGACGGATTCGTTGTACGCACGGGACGAGGAGTTAAACCGGGCAACGCGGACACCTACATCGCCTATGGCAAAGAGTGGGCGAATGCCTCCAATACTCCCTTTCGCCTCTACAAACACTGGGTCCATGAAGGTGGCATCAGCTCGCCTTTGATCGTTCATTGGCCCAAAACGATTGCCTCAGAAAACCGGAACTCCTTTGTCCATGATCCGGCACACTTGATCGATCTAATGGCAACCTGCGTGGACGTCGGACAAGCCAGCTATCCCACTCAAGTTGATGGTGAAACGATCACTCCGATGCAAGGCATCAGCCTACACCCAACAATGAAAGGCGAGCGACTCGAACGAAAGCAGCCGATTTTCTGGGAACATGAAGGAAATCGCGCTATCCGAGAGGGCCAGTGGAAACTGGTTGCCAAAGGATCGCGAGGAAAGTGGGAACTCTACGACCTGCAAGCAGACCGAACGGAACTCCATGACTTGAGTGAACAGCACCCCGAGCGAGCAAAGGCGATGGCAGAGCGATGGGAATCCTGGGCTGTTGACGCGAAGGCAAAACCCTGGCCTTGGAATCCCAAGAAAACTAAATCTTAA
- a CDS encoding sulfatase, giving the protein MFRFFLFVSLLLTVQASICFTAEPCVADRRPPNILFAISDDQSYPYASAYGTSGVTTPAFDRIAREGVLFTNAFVPSPGCSPTRAAILTGRYPWQNQHAGTHASSFSNQLTVYPALFEQAGYHVGYTGKGWGPGNYRDGGFTRNPAGREYTKRLQQAPPGIRATDYAGAFEAFLQDRQSGQPFCFWYGSSEPHRTFGAGIGLAHGKQLDNAEVPSFLPDVPEVRQDILDYCFEIEWSDQHLARMIDLLEQAGELENTLIVATSDNGMAFPRAKANAFEYGVHVPLAIRWGNRVPSGRVVDDLVNLVDIMPTFLAAAELQHPGDRPMSGKSLLPILESQAEGTVDPERSVTYAGRERHSSSRWQNLSYPQRCIRSDKFLYIRNFRPERWPAGAPQKMGVGNYPQDRSKVGPMHAAYHDIDASPTLDFLIASANHAELGKYLGWAVDLRPADELYQIKQDPGCLHNLADDERYQSIKLKMSKNLEQFLRQTDDPRIVDGGDVFETYRRYSRIRDFPRPAWVKEASK; this is encoded by the coding sequence ATGTTCCGCTTTTTTCTCTTTGTGTCTCTCCTGCTTACTGTCCAAGCAAGCATCTGCTTCACCGCAGAACCCTGCGTCGCTGACAGGCGACCACCGAATATTCTATTCGCCATTTCCGACGATCAATCCTATCCCTACGCGTCAGCCTACGGCACTTCAGGTGTGACCACGCCCGCCTTTGATCGAATTGCCAGGGAAGGAGTTCTATTCACCAATGCGTTTGTTCCCTCACCGGGCTGCAGTCCGACCCGCGCCGCAATTTTGACAGGTCGTTATCCGTGGCAGAATCAGCATGCAGGCACCCATGCAAGCTCATTCTCCAATCAGCTGACCGTCTATCCGGCCCTGTTCGAACAGGCCGGATATCATGTCGGCTATACCGGCAAAGGTTGGGGGCCCGGCAATTATCGTGACGGCGGATTCACCCGCAATCCAGCCGGCCGAGAATACACCAAACGCCTCCAACAAGCACCGCCCGGCATCCGAGCCACCGATTATGCCGGAGCGTTCGAAGCCTTTCTACAAGATCGTCAGTCGGGTCAACCGTTTTGCTTTTGGTATGGCAGTTCTGAGCCTCATCGCACCTTTGGAGCAGGAATTGGCCTCGCTCACGGCAAGCAATTGGACAACGCAGAGGTGCCTTCGTTCTTACCTGACGTTCCAGAAGTCCGCCAAGATATTCTCGACTACTGCTTTGAAATTGAATGGTCTGACCAACACTTAGCTCGCATGATTGATTTACTCGAACAAGCCGGTGAATTGGAAAATACTCTGATTGTCGCGACCAGCGACAATGGAATGGCTTTTCCTCGCGCTAAGGCAAACGCCTTCGAATACGGAGTGCATGTCCCCTTGGCCATTCGCTGGGGAAATCGAGTGCCGAGCGGACGGGTGGTTGATGATCTTGTCAATCTGGTCGATATCATGCCCACTTTTCTGGCGGCCGCCGAATTGCAGCACCCGGGCGATCGTCCGATGTCTGGCAAGAGCTTGCTTCCAATCCTCGAATCCCAAGCGGAGGGAACGGTGGATCCTGAACGCTCGGTGACTTACGCCGGTCGAGAACGACATTCTTCTTCCCGTTGGCAGAATCTTTCCTATCCTCAGCGATGCATTCGCAGCGATAAGTTCCTCTACATTAGAAACTTTCGTCCGGAGCGCTGGCCCGCGGGAGCACCTCAAAAAATGGGGGTTGGGAATTACCCGCAGGACCGATCCAAAGTGGGGCCCATGCATGCGGCCTACCATGACATCGACGCTTCACCGACACTCGATTTCTTAATCGCCTCCGCCAACCATGCAGAGCTTGGCAAGTATCTCGGCTGGGCCGTTGATTTGCGGCCGGCCGACGAACTCTATCAGATCAAGCAGGATCCCGGCTGCCTGCATAACTTGGCGGATGACGAGCGATACCAGTCGATCAAACTGAAAATGTCGAAAAACCTTGAGCAGTTCCTCCGCCAAACCGATGATCCACGGATCGTGGATGGAGGCGATGTATTCGAGACCTATCGGCGTTACAGTCGCATTCGCGATTTTCCGCGACCTGCTTGGGTAAAGGAAGCATCCAAGTGA
- a CDS encoding DUF1570 domain-containing protein, with translation MIFRRSILTVFRFGSFLLLFGGVAISSVPAEERQFPQATPEELGLLLPSAPARPGDGRRVIVNHKDALVVGIVHVEVGNRFVVLLPNGQLISAKSDEVTPTERPFVAATKAEIAHELTTGRFQGFRTRTTKRYIYVYNTSDAFATATSRIMETMYPGLFNYFRRQRIPVEDPRFPLVVVMFRTQDEFEKYRSMPPGLVAYYNGLSNHVVMYEQSRLTEIAPELAFKQSISTIAHEGVHQILHNIGVQQRLSRWPLWFSEGLAEYFAPTDLRKRVRWKGVGLVNDLRLHELSEHFKANRGKPTSGQLIRKTVEATSLDSLGYATSWALVNYLAKHERANFYAYLRRVSKIGPLETAQPGSLFTEFFGSDYLKLENEVFKHLRTLPYVDPIANQTHYALLIFGKKRQLMITSSPQQLQLYKRQQAKGKQFQIKAFPNRSTAQQVGRRWLQGR, from the coding sequence ATGATTTTCCGACGATCCATTCTGACGGTCTTTCGGTTTGGCAGCTTTTTGCTGTTGTTCGGTGGGGTTGCGATTTCCAGCGTCCCGGCTGAAGAACGGCAATTTCCTCAGGCAACGCCAGAGGAATTAGGGCTGTTGTTGCCGTCCGCACCCGCTCGCCCCGGCGATGGGCGTCGTGTGATTGTCAACCACAAAGACGCGCTAGTGGTTGGCATCGTGCATGTTGAGGTTGGTAATCGGTTTGTCGTGCTGCTGCCCAACGGCCAATTAATCTCTGCCAAGTCCGATGAAGTGACGCCTACCGAACGCCCCTTTGTGGCGGCAACCAAAGCCGAAATCGCTCACGAATTAACGACGGGGCGCTTCCAGGGTTTTCGCACACGAACGACCAAGCGGTACATTTATGTCTACAACACCAGTGACGCGTTTGCAACTGCAACGAGTCGCATCATGGAAACGATGTATCCTGGGCTTTTTAACTATTTTCGACGCCAACGTATTCCTGTCGAGGATCCGCGTTTTCCGCTTGTCGTCGTCATGTTTCGTACACAAGATGAGTTCGAGAAGTACCGTTCGATGCCTCCAGGGTTAGTCGCTTATTATAATGGATTGTCCAACCACGTTGTGATGTACGAGCAATCACGACTGACGGAAATTGCACCCGAATTGGCATTCAAGCAATCTATCTCAACGATTGCGCACGAAGGTGTCCATCAGATTCTTCACAACATTGGCGTGCAACAGCGATTGTCCCGCTGGCCGCTCTGGTTTAGCGAAGGCTTGGCCGAATACTTTGCACCGACCGATCTGAGGAAGCGAGTGCGATGGAAAGGGGTTGGTTTAGTCAATGACTTACGTCTGCATGAGCTCAGCGAGCACTTCAAGGCGAACCGAGGAAAACCTACCTCGGGACAGCTGATTCGAAAGACGGTAGAAGCCACAAGTCTGGATTCGTTGGGCTACGCCACTTCTTGGGCGTTGGTCAACTACTTGGCAAAGCATGAGCGGGCCAACTTTTACGCCTACCTGCGACGAGTCAGCAAGATCGGTCCGCTCGAAACAGCACAGCCAGGGAGCCTGTTTACTGAATTTTTCGGTTCGGATTACCTGAAGTTGGAAAACGAGGTGTTCAAGCACTTGCGCACGCTGCCCTATGTCGATCCGATTGCAAATCAAACGCATTACGCGTTGTTGATCTTTGGGAAAAAGCGTCAACTCATGATCACGTCATCCCCGCAACAACTTCAGCTCTACAAACGACAGCAGGCGAAGGGCAAGCAGTTTCAGATCAAAGCTTTTCCTAATCGATCTACCGCCCAGCAGGTTGGGCGAAGGTGGTTGCAGGGACGCTAA
- the yacG gene encoding DNA gyrase inhibitor YacG — MGFRKSNHRGSSPVRCPTCGRMIDPLITAVMPFCSERCQQIDLGRWFDEEIGLPVEPEIEFNEERSSED; from the coding sequence ATGGGCTTCAGAAAATCAAATCATCGTGGATCGAGCCCCGTTCGCTGTCCAACCTGCGGCAGGATGATCGATCCGTTGATCACGGCCGTGATGCCGTTTTGCAGTGAACGCTGCCAGCAAATCGACTTGGGCCGTTGGTTTGATGAAGAGATTGGCCTGCCGGTTGAACCCGAGATCGAGTTCAATGAAGAACGAAGTTCCGAAGACTAA
- a CDS encoding P-II family nitrogen regulator, with protein sequence MKLLYAIIRPTKLEAVREALKGIGVERLTVCDAHGYGRQRGHTETYRGMEYSMTLIRKIVLEIVVNDDFVDRTMEVIEQTGRAGAEGNIGDGKIFQLPVEEVIRIGETVRGKEAV encoded by the coding sequence TTGAAACTTCTATATGCGATCATTCGTCCGACCAAATTGGAGGCCGTACGAGAAGCTCTCAAGGGCATTGGTGTCGAGCGTCTCACTGTCTGTGATGCTCATGGATATGGGCGACAGAGAGGGCACACTGAGACTTACCGAGGGATGGAGTATAGTATGACACTCATTCGGAAAATCGTGCTGGAAATCGTCGTCAACGATGATTTCGTAGATCGCACGATGGAGGTGATTGAGCAGACCGGACGAGCAGGTGCGGAAGGAAATATCGGCGATGGTAAGATTTTTCAATTACCCGTTGAGGAAGTAATTCGCATTGGCGAAACAGTACGAGGCAAAGAAGCGGTTTAG
- a CDS encoding zinc-dependent metalloprotease, with the protein MYFRCFTATLAVLMCAMPARSQETDSSATAKPETVSATSTAGKPSSPTGSSATAAKASPPKHAIILKDAKPVDGLLRTYRKGNRLYCELSSADYVNRYIVLISIAKGIGREPLYGGMSWNIGDDNWVWSFRKVDDRVHVIRKNVRFRAAKNTPEATAVKNAYTDSVLFSLPILSKGPRGGDLVDFTPIFMSDLPQISQVLPGFSFSPTKSSWASVKGFKDNIELQVAATYASSGRSTIESVADTRGVTINVHYSISKVPQTSYQPRVADDRVGYFVTVVKDYSRQTDDRFLRYINRWNLKKADSSAAKSVPKEPIIFWIEKTVPFKYRKPIYDGISEWNKAFEKAGFINAIEVRQQPDNATWDPEDINYNTFRWITASAGFAMGPSRVNPYTGEILDADIIFDSDFLESWRSKFETLTPATVASLTGGPLDLETYQESLKKPLMGMSQTQRECMLSQGMAMQFAFGRTALLAQADPKQSAKMQEKLIMQGLKEVTMHEVGHTLGLRHNFKSSTFLSLQDLNDPEKTKETGLTASVMDYIPVNIVQDGIKQGDFYSTTIGPYDYWAIEYGYKQLSGGTKGEVAELKKIAARSGEPGHAYATDEDTRGIDPDPFSNRFDLGDDPLVYAQKQAKLVASLMPGIVDRITKDGDDYNDARRSFNVLLATHGQSMFFASRYIGGLDVSRSHKGDKDAPPPFQVIEANQQREALKLLSEYVLSDEPYQIDPGQYNLLAPLNWSHWGTPNKSRADYPVHDVISMWQARILSQLLSSLTLERLHDAELKIANDKDAFTAAELIQELTNVIFSELKDLKPGEYSNRKPAISSLRRNLQRNYLASLSSLAMGETNAPQDCQAIAYAQLGELISKMNEAAKLEGLDSYTKAHLQAAADRALKAKDASLTLYSP; encoded by the coding sequence ATGTACTTTCGGTGTTTCACGGCGACGCTCGCCGTTTTGATGTGTGCGATGCCGGCCCGATCGCAAGAAACGGACTCTTCTGCGACTGCCAAACCTGAAACGGTCTCAGCCACCTCCACTGCTGGAAAACCTAGCAGTCCGACCGGATCGTCTGCGACTGCTGCGAAAGCCAGTCCACCGAAGCATGCGATAATTCTGAAGGATGCCAAGCCCGTCGATGGTTTGCTGCGCACTTATCGCAAAGGCAACCGGCTGTATTGCGAATTGAGTAGTGCCGACTACGTCAACCGGTACATCGTGCTGATCTCGATTGCCAAAGGGATTGGGCGAGAGCCGTTGTATGGGGGCATGTCTTGGAACATTGGTGATGACAACTGGGTTTGGTCGTTTCGCAAGGTGGACGATCGGGTTCATGTAATCCGCAAGAATGTGCGATTTCGAGCAGCGAAGAATACCCCCGAGGCGACGGCGGTCAAGAACGCGTACACCGATAGTGTGTTGTTCAGCCTGCCGATTTTAAGCAAAGGTCCACGAGGTGGCGACTTGGTTGATTTCACTCCCATTTTCATGAGTGACCTTCCACAGATTTCCCAAGTGCTTCCTGGATTTTCATTTTCGCCAACCAAGTCATCTTGGGCTTCGGTCAAGGGCTTTAAAGACAACATTGAGCTGCAAGTGGCGGCGACCTATGCATCGAGTGGTCGTTCGACGATTGAGTCGGTTGCGGACACGCGCGGTGTGACGATCAACGTTCATTATTCTATTAGTAAGGTACCGCAAACGAGTTACCAGCCGCGCGTGGCTGATGACCGTGTGGGTTATTTCGTGACGGTGGTGAAGGATTACTCGCGGCAAACGGATGACCGCTTCCTCCGCTATATCAATCGCTGGAATTTGAAGAAGGCGGATTCGTCCGCGGCGAAGTCGGTTCCCAAGGAACCGATTATTTTTTGGATCGAAAAGACTGTTCCTTTTAAATATCGCAAGCCGATTTACGATGGTATTAGCGAGTGGAACAAGGCATTTGAGAAAGCGGGCTTTATCAATGCGATTGAAGTTCGCCAGCAACCCGACAACGCCACGTGGGACCCGGAAGATATCAACTACAACACTTTCCGATGGATCACGGCTAGCGCTGGATTCGCGATGGGACCATCTCGCGTGAACCCCTACACGGGTGAAATTCTCGACGCGGACATTATTTTCGACTCGGATTTCCTGGAGTCCTGGAGGTCGAAATTTGAAACACTTACGCCTGCGACGGTTGCTTCGCTGACGGGCGGTCCGCTCGATTTAGAAACCTATCAGGAAAGTCTGAAGAAGCCTCTGATGGGCATGTCGCAAACTCAACGCGAGTGCATGTTAAGCCAAGGCATGGCGATGCAGTTTGCCTTTGGACGGACGGCCTTGTTGGCTCAGGCAGATCCGAAACAATCGGCCAAGATGCAGGAAAAACTGATCATGCAAGGGTTGAAGGAAGTCACCATGCATGAAGTCGGTCACACACTCGGATTACGACATAACTTCAAGTCCAGTACGTTCTTGTCGCTGCAGGATTTGAATGATCCTGAAAAGACCAAAGAAACGGGACTCACTGCGTCAGTGATGGATTACATACCCGTTAACATCGTTCAGGACGGAATCAAGCAGGGAGATTTTTACTCCACAACGATCGGCCCTTACGATTATTGGGCGATTGAATACGGCTACAAACAATTGTCGGGCGGTACCAAAGGCGAAGTTGCTGAACTCAAGAAGATTGCTGCGCGGAGTGGCGAACCGGGCCATGCGTATGCCACCGACGAAGACACGCGAGGAATTGATCCCGACCCCTTCTCAAATCGGTTTGATCTGGGAGATGATCCGCTTGTTTACGCTCAGAAACAGGCCAAGCTCGTGGCAAGTCTGATGCCCGGTATCGTCGATAGGATCACGAAGGATGGGGATGATTACAACGACGCCCGACGCTCTTTCAATGTGCTGCTCGCGACCCACGGTCAATCGATGTTTTTTGCCTCGCGATACATTGGTGGTCTTGATGTCAGCCGCAGTCATAAGGGCGACAAGGATGCTCCACCTCCCTTCCAAGTAATCGAAGCTAATCAACAGCGAGAAGCTCTCAAGCTGTTGTCTGAGTACGTGTTGAGTGATGAGCCTTACCAAATCGATCCGGGACAGTACAACCTGCTGGCTCCGCTGAATTGGTCCCACTGGGGTACCCCCAACAAGTCACGCGCCGACTACCCGGTTCATGATGTGATCTCGATGTGGCAGGCCCGAATTCTGTCGCAACTACTTTCGTCCTTGACGCTAGAACGGTTGCATGATGCGGAACTGAAAATTGCGAACGACAAGGATGCATTCACTGCGGCCGAATTGATTCAGGAACTTACCAACGTGATTTTTTCCGAGCTCAAGGATTTGAAGCCCGGTGAGTACTCCAATCGCAAACCGGCCATCAGTAGTTTGCGACGCAATTTGCAACGAAACTATCTGGCATCGCTGTCGTCACTTGCGATGGGAGAGACAAACGCACCGCAAGATTGCCAAGCCATTGCCTACGCTCAGCTTGGTGAGCTGATCTCCAAGATGAACGAGGCGGCGAAGCTAGAGGGGTTAGATAGCTACACGAAAGCACACCTGCAGGCAGCCGCCGATCGTGCGCTCAAAGCGAAGGATGCCTCGTTGACGCTCTATTCACCGTAA